One genomic window of Medicago truncatula cultivar Jemalong A17 chromosome 1, MtrunA17r5.0-ANR, whole genome shotgun sequence includes the following:
- the LOC11432789 gene encoding low affinity inorganic phosphate transporter 1 gives MAKEQLKVLNALDVAKTQWYHFTAIVIAGMGFFTDSYDLFCISLVTKLLGRVYYYEGSNKPGSLPENVSAAINGVAFSGALAGQLFFGWLGDKMGRKRVYGMTLMLMVIASLASGLSFGKDPKTVMATLCFFRFWLGFGIGGDYPLSATIMSEYANKKTRGAFIAAVFAMQGFGILSGGAVAIIVSSVFKALYPAPAFNVNPYLSTVPQADYVWRIILMFGAIPALLTYYWRMKMPETARYTALVAKNSIQAAADMSKVLQVDIEAEQEKIQQLDQNQRQGRNDFGLFTKRFLRRHGLHLLGTAMTWFLLDIAYYSQNLFQKDIFSAIGWIPEAKTMSALEEVYKIARAQTLIALCSTVPGYWFTVALIDRIGRFTIQLMGFFFMTVFMFGLAIPYHHWTMKGNQIGFVVMYSLTFFFANFGPNATTFVVPAEIFPARLRSTCHGISAAAGKAGAMVGAFGFLYAQNAIGVRNVLLLLGVANFLGMMFTFLVPESKGKSLEEISGEAEEETLEAGIQV, from the coding sequence ATGGCTAAGGAACAGTTGAAGGTGCTTAATGCACTTGATGTAGCCAAGACACAGTGGTATCATTTTACTGCAATTGTCATTGCTGGAATGGGTTTTTTCACTGATTCCTATGATCTCTTCTGCATTTCCCTTGTTACCAAATTGCTTGGCCGTGTTTATTACTATGAAGGCAGTAACAAACCTGGTTCTCTACCAGAAAATGTTTCTGCTGCAATCAATGGTGTTGCTTTCAGTGGAGCACTGGCAGGACAACTTTTCTTTGGTTGGCTTGGTGACAAAATGGGAAGAAAACGAGTTTATGGAATGACCCTTATGCTTATGGTCATAGCTTCACTTGCTTCTGGTCTCTCTTTTGGGAAAGATCCCAAAACTGTTATGGCTACCCTTTGTTTCTTCAGGTTCTGGCTtggatttggaattggcggTGATTACCCTCTTTCAGCTACTATCATGTCTGAGTATGCAAATAAAAAGACTCGTGGTGCATTTATAGCGGCTGTTTTCGCTATGCAAGGTTTTGGAATTTTGTCTGGTGGCGCAGTTGCAATTATAGTTTCATCTGTTTTCAAAGCTTTGTATCCTGCTCCAGCGTTTAATGTTAATCCGTATTTGTCCACTGTTCCACAAGCTGATTATGTTTGGAGGATAATCTTGATGTTTGGTGCAATTCCGGCATTGCTTACTTACTACTGGAGGATGAAAATGCCTGAAACTGCAAGATATACCGCCTTAGTTGCAAAGAATAGTATACAGGCTGCTGCAGACATGTCGAAAGTTTTGCAAGTTGATATAGAAGCTGAACAGGAAAAAATCCAGCAATTGGATCAAAATCAGAGACAAGGAAGGAATGATTTTGGTTTGTTTACAAAAAGGTTTCTTCGCCGCCATGGACTTCACTTGCTTGGAACTGCTATGACTTGGTTCTTGTTGGATATTGCTTATTATAGTCAAAATCTTTTCCAGAAAGATATTTTCAGTGCAATTGGATGGATTCCAGAAGCTAAAACTATGAGTGCCCTCGAAGAGGTTTACAAGATTGCTAGAGCACAGACACTCATAGCACTTTGCAGTACTGTTCCTGGTTACTGGTTCACAGTGGCACTCATTGATAGAATTGGAAGATTTACAATCCAATTGATGGGATTTTTCTTCATGACCGTTTTCATGTTTGGATTGGCCATTCCATATCACCATTGGACCATGAAAGGAAACCAAATTGGTTTTGTTGTCATGTATTCATTGACATTCTTCTTTGCTAATTTTGGTCCAAATGCAACGACGTTTGTGGTTCCGGCAGAGATTTTCCCGGCAAGGCTAAGGTCAACATGTCATGGTATATCCGCTGCTGCTGGAAAAGCTGGAGCAATGGTAGGTGCTTTTGGTTTCTTGTATGCTCAAAATGCAATTGGAGTGAGAAATGTGCTTCTGCTTTTGGGTGTGGCCAATTTCTTGGGGATGATGTTTACATTCTTGGTTCCTGAATCTAAAGGAAAATCTTTGGAAGAAATTTCTGGTGAAGCTGAGGAAGAAACTTTGGAGGCTGGTATTCAAGTTTAG
- the LOC11421342 gene encoding low affinity inorganic phosphate transporter 1 yields the protein MAGQLGVLNALDVAKTQMYHFTAIVIAGMGFFTDAYDLFCISLVTKLLGRIYYTDPTQPKPGVLPPGVQAAVTGVALVGTLSGQLFFGWLGDKLGRKKVYGITLMLMVGCSLASGLSFGNSPKGVMATLCFFRFWLGFGIGGDYPLSATIMSEYANKKTRGAFIAAVFAMQGFGIMAGGVFALIVAAAFDHKYQVPTYEENAKASLVLPAFDYVWRIILMFGAVPAALTYYWRMKMPETARYTALVAKNGKQAASDMSKVLQVEIEAEEEKVQNLAENQNQKFGLFTRQFAKRHGLHLLGTTTTWFLLDIAFYSQNLFQKDIFTAIGWIPPAKEMNAINELYRIARAQTLIALCSTVPGYWFTVAFIDYMGRFAIQLMGFFFMTVFMFALAIPYDHWTKKENRIGFVVMYSLTFFFANFGPNATTFVVPAEIFPARLRSTCHGISAAAGKAGAIVGAFGFLYAAQSKDPTKTDHGYPTGIGIKNSLIVLGVVNFFGMVFTFLVPEPNGKSLEEMSGENEDDDAEAIEMAAGSARTVPV from the coding sequence ATGGCAGGACAACTAGGAGTGCTTAATGCACTCGATGTGGCGAAGACACAAATGTACCATTTCACAGCAATTGTGATTGCTGGAATGGGTTTTTTCACTGATGCCTATGATCTCTTTTGCATTTCCCTTGTCACAAAATTGTTAGGACGAATCTATTACACAGATCCTACCCAACCAAAGCCAGGTGTTCTTCCTCCCGGTGTACAAGCTGCGGTAACTGGTGTTGCCCTAGTCGGCACTTTGTCTGGCCAACTTTTCTTCGGTTGGCTTGGTGACAAATTAGGAAGGAAAAAAGTTTATGGTATAACCCTTATGCTTATGGTAGGTTGTTCGCTCGCCTCAGGTCTATCTTTTGGAAATAGTCCAAAGGGTGTCATGGCAACACTTTGTTTCTTCAGGTTTTGGCTTGGTTTTGGAATTGGTGGTGATTACCCTCTTTCTGCTACAATTATGTCTGAGTATGCGAACAAGAAGACGCGAGGAGCTTTTATCGCTGCAGTGTTTGCTATGCAAGGATTTGGAATCATGGCTGGTGGAGTATTTGCATTGATTGTAGCTGCTGCTTTTGATCACAAATATCAAGTTCCTACTTATGAAGAAAACGCGAAAGCGTCGCTTGTGTTACCGGCTTTTGATTACGTTTGGCGTATTATTTTGATGTTTGGTGCTGTTCCGGCAGCACTTACCTATTACTGGCGTATGAAGATGCCTGAGACAGCTCGTTACACGGCACTTGTTGCTAAGAATGGtaaacaagctgcttctgatatGTCTAAGGTGTTACAAGTTGAAATTGAAGCTGAAGAGGAAAAAGTGCAAAATTTGGCTGAGAATCAAAACCAAAAGTTTGGTCTTTTTACCAGACAATTCGCAAAACGACACGGATTGCACTTGTTGGGAACAACAACTACTTGGTTCTTGTTGGACATTGCTTTCTACAGTCAGAATCTTTTTCAAAAGGATATTTTCACCGCGATTGGGTGGATCCCTCCAGCAAAAGAAATGAATGCAATTAACGAACTGTATAGGATTGCAAGAGCACAAACCCTTATAGCATTGTGCAGTACAGTGCCAGGTTACTGGTTTACAGTGGCATTTATCGATTACATGGGTCGTTTTGCGATCCAATTGATGGGTTTCTTCTTCATGACCGTCTTCATGTTTGCTCTAGCTATACCTTATGATCATTGGACTAAGAAAGAAAACAGAATTGGGTTTGTTGTAATGTACTCATTAACTTTCTTTTTTGCCAATTTCGGTCCAAATGCTACCACATTTGTTGTTCCAGCCGAGATTTTCCCGGCAAGGCTTAGATCTACCTGTCACGGAATCTCAGCTGCTGCAGGAAAGGCTGGAGCAATTGTTGGTGCATTTGGATTTTTATATGCTGCACAAAGTAAGGATCCGACGAAGACTGATCATGGTTACCCAACTGGTATTGGTATCAAGAACTCCCTCATTGTGCTTGGTGTTGTCAACTTCTTTGGAATGGTATTCACCTTCTTAGTACCTGAACCAAATGGAAAATCATTGGAAGAGATGAGTGGTGAGAACGAAGATGACGATGCTGAGGCTATTGAGATGGCAGCAGGGTCTGCTAGGACAGTACCTGTTTAA
- the LOC11424441 gene encoding serine/threonine-protein phosphatase PP1 isozyme 3 — MERGVVDGIINRLLEVRGRPGKQVQLSEAEIKQLCLVSKDIFMNQPNLLKLEAPIKICGDIHGQYSDLLRLFEYGGFPPRSNYLFLGDYVDRGKQSLETICLLLAYKIKYPKNFFLLRGNHECASINRIYGFYDECKRRYNVKLWKMFTDCFNCLPVAALIDEKIICMHGGLSPELHDLNQIKNLRRPCEVPESGLLCDLLWSDPSSDVRGWGESERGVSYTFGADRVKEFLQKHDLDLICRAHQVVEDGYEFFANRQLVTIFSAPNYCGDFDNVGAMMTVNESLVCSFQILKPLDKKPKFSFGSTTTVKSGTPTRFKQAFFGAKA, encoded by the exons atggaACGTGGAGTTGTTGATGGTATTATCAATAGGTTACTTGAAGTAAGAGGAAGACCAGGGAAGCAGGTTCAGCTTTCTGAGGCAGAAATCAAACAGCTTTGTCTTGTCTCTAAAGATATCTTCATGAACCAGCCTAATCTCTTGAAACTAGAGGCACCTATTAAGatctgtg GAGATATTCATGGTCAATATTCCGATCTTCTGAGGCTTTTCGAGTACGGTGGATTTCCTCCTCGCtcgaattatttatttttaggagATTACGTTGATCGTGGAAAGCAAAGTCTAGAAACAATATGTCTTCTTCtggcatataaaataaaatatcctaAAAACTTCTTCCTTCTAAGGGGTAACCACGAATGTGCTTCCATAAACCGTATCTACGGATTTTATGATGAATGTAAAAGGAGATACAATGTGAAGCTATGGAAAATGTTTACCGATTGTTTCAACTGTTTGCCTGTGGCGGCTCTCATTGATGAAAAGATTATCTGTATGCACGGTGGACTCTCTCCTGAATTACACGATTTAAATCAGATAAAGAATTTGCGTCGTCCGTGTGAAGTTCCTGAATCCGGTCTATTATGTGACCTCTTATGGTCTGATCCTAGTAGTGATGTTCGTGGTTGGGGAGAAAGTGAACGCGGAGTTTCATATACATTTGGGGCTGATAGGGTTAAAGAGTTTCTTCAAAAGCATGATCTTGATTTGATTTGCAGGGCTCATCAG GTTGTTGAAGACGGATACGAGTTCTTTGCGAATAGACAACTCGTAACAATCTTTTCAGCGCCTAATTACTGTGGTGACTTTGACAATGTTGGTGCTATGATGACTGTAAATGAATCACTTGTGTGTTCTTTTCAAATACTGAAGCCTCTTGATAAAAAGCCTAAGTTTAGCTTTGGAAGCACAACTACAGTTAAGTCTGGTACTCCAACAAGATTCAAG CAAGCATTTTTTGGTGCTAAAGCATGA
- the LOC11425619 gene encoding protein SIEVE ELEMENT OCCLUSION B has protein sequence MATIIKGTLKTLLSAGEIESNPLTMSDDQILDQIYSTHVHSDTKFDAASLFTLAQNTLARSTHIVDSVVQGTKVSLEQADDKSLIPNFSSPLCTLKSISSEMSCKPPSEEIAHKTTLAILNKLSHYDWEAKAVLTLSAFALEFGEFWLLEQHLSTDPLAKSVALLKRVPILAKPAAIQKHRQAITELNSLVKITLQVIEFILELDYLNDRYDTKVVPALELAYEQIPVDVYWTIITIAAIVTQLDCLITESEHKQELSHYGQKINIILSRLRKQITVCRQQIDTAKYIQELKKLLQTPTEITVVLSFLIFPKDVPQLLYDGATKTTVDINVVLKKKNVYLFVSTLDVTEEEITAVRSVYESIKTNEQYKIVWIPIVEGWNEQLRKKFDILRSKMPWYVVQNVENIAGFKFINEEWDFKKKSMFVVFSPQGKVQHKNAFHLIKSYGIKAFPFTMDDEIRIQKDRNWIVSVVGNIDRNISIWTEQNKHIFFYGGHDKEWIQQFTKYATALANDATIKEAKISIELFYVDKEDKNLVSRFWSGIESLFVTKIHKTTDVVTQEVQKMLSYKNETGWALLSKGPSVVLSGHGTTILKTVAEFEKWKDVVIKKGFEFAFTEYHTNVARVTHRCSHLEIPIVAGKLPETIKCPDCPSTMEIFISYKCCHNKTNANGKH, from the exons ATGGCCACCATCATCAAAGGTACTCTTAAGACTCTCCTATCAGCTGGTGAGATTGAGAGCAACCCATTAACCATGTCTGATGACCagattttggatcaaatttacTCCACTCATGTCCACAGTGACACAAAATTTGATGCTGCTTCTCTTTTCACCCTTGCTCAGAATACCCTTGCACGTTCAACACACATTGTTGACAGTGTTGTGCAG GGTACCAAAGTAAGCTTGGAGCAAGCAGATGACAAGTCCCTTATCCCGAATTTTAGTTCACCACTGTGCACCCTGAAGTCAATTTCTTCTGAG ATGTCATGCAAGCCACCAAGTGAGGAAATTGCACACAAAACAACTCTAGCCATACTGAACAAGCTTTCACACTATGACTGGGAAGCAAAAGCAGTTCTTACACTTTCTGCATTTGCACTTGAATTTGGTGAATTCTGGTTACTTGAACAACATCTTTCAACAGACCCACTTGCCAAATCTGTGGCTTTGCTGAAACGAGTTCCGATCCTAGCAAAGCCTGCAGCAATTCAAAAACACCGTCAAGCTATCACCGAGCTTAATAGTTTGGTGAAAATCACGTTGCAAGTGATTGAATTTATACTTGAATTGGATTACCTTAATGATAGGTATGACACAAAGGTCGTTCCTGCTTTGGAACTTGCATATGAACAAATTCCTGTTGATGTTTACTGGACCATCATCACTATTGCTGCAATTGTTACTCAGTTAGATTGCCTCATCACTGAATC GGAGCATAAGCAAGAACTCTCCCACTATGGTCAAAAGATCAACATCATCCTCAGTAGACTGAGGAAGCAGATCACGGTCTGTCGTCAACAAATAG ATACGGCAAAGTACATCCAAGAGCTTAAGAAACTGTTACAAACTCCAACTGAAATAACAGTGGTGCTTTCGTTTCTGATTTTTCCCAAGGATGTTCCTCAGTTGCTTTATGATGGTGCTACCAAGACTACG GTTGACATTAATGTTGTGCTAAAAAAGAAGAACGTGTACTTGTTTGTTTCTACTCTAGATGTCACGGAGGAAGAAATTACAGCAGTAAGATCAGTGTATGAATCTATCAAAACAAATGAACAATACAAGATTGTTTGGATTCCAATCGTCGAAGGATGGAACGAGCAGCTACGCAAGAAATTCGATATTTTAAGGAGTAAGATGCCATGGTATGTGGTGCAGAATGTCGAAAACATAGCTGGATTCAAGTTCATTAATGAAGAATGGGACTTCAAAAAGAAGTCTATGTTTGTGGTGTTTAGTCCTCAAGGAAAGGTGCAACACAAAAATGCATTCCATTTGATCAAGTCTTATGGAATCAAGGCTTTCCCCTTTACAATGGATGATGAAATAAGAATTCAAAAGGACAGGAACTGGATTGTATCTGTTGTAGGCAACATCGACCGCAACATTTCCATATGG ACCGAGCAGAACAAGCACATTTTCTTCTATGGCGGTCATGACAAAGAATGGATCCAACAGTTCACTAAGTATGCGACTGCTCTTGCAAACGATGCAACTATAAAAGAAGCAAAAATTTCCATTGAACTCTTTTATGTTGACAAGGAAGACAAAAACCTCGTAAGTCGATTTTGGAGTGGAATTGAGAGTCTCTTTGTGACCAAAATTCACAAAACAACCGATGTAGTGACACAAGAAGTGCAGAAGATGCTGTCTTACAAAAATGAAACCGGTTGGGCTCTCCTTAGCAAAGGACCATCTGTTGTGTTGAGTGGTCATGGTACAACAATTCTCAAAACTGTGGCTGAATTTGAGAAATGGAAAGATGTTGTGATTAAGAAAGGATTTGAATTTGCATTCACCGAGTATCACACCAATGTTGCTCGTGTCACTCATCGTTGCTCGCACCTTGAAATTCCTATTGTTGCTGGAAAGTTACCTGAGACTATAAAATGTCCTGATTGTCCTAGTACCATGGAGATTTTCATCAGCTATAAGTGTTGCCACAATAAGACCAATGCAAATGGAAAACATTAG